One region of Danio rerio strain Tuebingen ecotype United States chromosome 5, GRCz12tu, whole genome shotgun sequence genomic DNA includes:
- the mlxip gene encoding MLX-interacting protein, translating to MATRQYRRATMMIKQEQDDDSDAEESTLSFKKPDGREPQIIHSGHFMVSSPHTDHPPKKGYDFDTVNKQTCQTYHFGKTSTSHLSIDASLTKLFECMTLAYSGRLVSPKWKNFKGLKLLWRDKIRLNNAIWRAWYMQYVEKRQNPVCHFVTPLDGNMDSGVHRPTEAIATEGKYWKRRIEIVIREYHKWRTYFKKRLQKHKDEDLSSLLKGAEEQFSLFGEVCPDTCRVLFYQDEDISAGGRRRSRRSRDSPVPMEMDSLFDMDVLMSEFSDTLFSTLASHQPVAWPNPREIAHAGNADMIQPGLIPLQPNLDFMDTFEPLQDLFHTLRPPVFPSTSPTAPSVTPLTSSSSQTQASLLSSLPLSTELPSLPLDYRLMPSAPLPGHLSVANQDNGNSVGPSYQQPYMPLFTEQVSSSVPSILPPPAPPLPSAPQPLSTVTTVPQPSQSVPPSSVITHTASSTVTPTDAATTVSHRSSFELPPAPSPQPVVSSSASLGSQPVNFALPKSIQPPISSKKSRHSQRPIVPANPLPSPQLILTGPTSAVIVTPSPLSTDVVSTTGMVIASSGIPCGSAGFHILPQTQKSPQLIVPKEETATTVSNKKTSVQSASKTRDGRISGQGSPLGVEQVPSPQSPLSTSTGMSKNENSQSRRVNHISAEQKRRFNINICFKTLCSLVPTLKSQSNISNASTLQKTVDYIGKLQLERQQMLEETKRLREEIEELNTSISLCQEQLPETGVPITRHRFDHMREKFDDYVKNRTLQNWKFWIFSVIIQPLFESFNGTVSTTNNTELCETTMQWLDRYCSLPALRPMVLRTLRQLCTSTSILTDPSLLPEEAKKAALNPKKHSSGS from the exons ATGGCTACTCGACAATACCGGAGGGCCACAATGATGATCAAGCAGGAGCAGGACGACGATTCCGACGCGGAGGAGTCCACGCTTTCTTTCAAGAAACCAGACGGTCGGGAACCTCAAATCATCCACAGCGGTCATTTTATGGTGTCTTCCCCTCATACCGATCACCCCCCGAAAAAAGGTTACGACTTCGacactgtaaacaaacaaacctgCCAGACGTATCACTTCGGGAAGACTAGCACGTCGCATCTGTCTATTGATGCTTCTCTGACGAAACTCTTTGAATGTATGACGCTTGCATACAG TGGAAGGTTAGTGTCACCGAAATGGAAGAACTTCAAGGGCCTCAAGCTGCTGTGGAGAGACAAGATTCGCCTCAACAATGCCATTTGGAGAGCCTGGTATATGCAAT ATGTAGAAAAGAGACAGAACCCAGTTTGCCATTTTGTTACACCTTTGGATGGCAATATGGACTCAGGAGTGCATCGGCCAACAGAG GCAATAGCAACAGAAGGAAAGTACTGGAAAAGGAGAATTGAAATTGTTATCAGAGAATATCATAAATGGAGAACATATTTCAAGAAAAGA TTACAGAAGCACAAGGATGAAGACCTGTCCAGCCTTCTCAAG GGTGCGGAGGAACAGTTTTCACTGTTTGGGGAAGTGTGTCCAGACACCTGCCGTGTCCTCTTCTACCAGGACGAGGACATCAGCGCTGGAGGGCGTCGCAGGTCCCGCAGGAGCCGGGATTCACCTGTCCCAATGGAGATGGACTCGCTCTTTGACATGGACGTGCTCATGTCTGAATTCTCAGACACGCTCTTCTCCACACTGGCCTCTCATCAGCCTGTAGCGTGGCCCAATCCCAGGGAGATCG CTCATGCAGGTAATGCGGATATGATCCAGCCAGGCCTCATTCCACTGCAGCCCAATCTGGACTTCATGGACACTTTTGAGCCTCTGCAAG ATTTGTTTCACACCCTGCGTCCGCCAGTCTTTCCCTCCACTTCCCCCACTGCCCCATCAGTCACTCCCTTAACCAGCAGCAGCTCCCAAACACAG GCTTCCCTGCTTTCATCCCTGCCGCTCTCCACGGAGCTTCCTTCTCTGCCTCTGGACTACCGCCTCATGCCCTCTGCTCCTCTGCCTGGCCATCTCTCGGTGGCCAACCAGGACAATGGTAACTCCGTCGGTCCGTCCTACCAACAGCCCTACATGCCTCTTTTCACAGAGCAAGTGAGCTCCTCCGTCCCGTCTATCCTGCCTCCCCCAGCTCCACCTCTCCCCTCAGCCCCACAGCCTCTCAGCACAGTCACTACAGTCCCCCAGCCCAGCCAGAGCGTCCCGCCTTCATCAGTAATAACGCACACCGCCTCCTCCACAGTGACTCCCACTGACGCAGCCACTACCGTCAGCCACAGGTCCAGTTTTGAGCTGCCCCCTGCGCCATCTCCACAGCCTGTAGTCTCCAGCTCTGCCTCGCTCGGCTCACAGCCAGTCAACTTCGCCTTGCCCAAATCCATCCAGCCTCCCATCTCTAGCAAAAAGTCCAGACACTCACAGAGACCGATTGTCCCGGCGAATCCACTGCCGTCTCCTCAGCTCATACTGACAG GTCCCACCAGTGCTGTCATTGTCACTCCGTCTCCTCTCTCCACTGATGTTGTCTCCACCACCGGTATGGTCATTGCCTCCTCCGGTATTCCTTGT GGTTCTGCTGGATTTCATATTCTCCCTCAGACGCAGAAATCTCCTCAGCTCATCGTACCCAAAGAGGAAACTGCAACAACTGTGTCCAACAAGAAGACATCAGTGCAGTCAGCAAGTAAAA CACGTGATGGCCGAATCTCAGGTCAAGGGTCACCACTGGGAGTAGAACAGGTGCCAAGCCCTCAGTCACCCCTCAGCACCAGTACAGGCATGAGCAAAAATGAAAACAGTCAG AGTCGCAGAGTGAACCACATATCTGCCGAGCAGAAGAGGCGATTCAACATCAACATCTGCTTCAAGACATTGTGCAGTCTTGTGCCGACTCTCAAGTCTCAATCAAAT ATCAGTAATGCTTCGACACTTCAGAAGACTGTTGATTACATTGGCAAACTGCAACTAGAGAGACAACAGATGCTGGAAGAGACCAAGAGACTGCGAGAGGAGATCGAGGAGCTCAACACGTCCATAAG CTTGTGTCAGGAGCAGCTTCCGGAAACAGGGGTTCCCATCACACGCCATCGCTTTGACCACATGAGGGAGAAGTTCGATGACTATGTGAAGAACCGAACTCTTCAGAACTGGAAATTCTGGATC
- the unga gene encoding uracil-DNA glycosylase (The RefSeq protein has 3 substitutions compared to this genomic sequence): protein MIGQKSIKSFFSPASKKRNLDEIKTGETRDDVKKQKLESGNEAPLSPEQLERIAKNKKAALERLQSAAPDGIGESWLKALSAEFGKSYFKSLMSFVGEERKKHTIYPPPHAVFTWTQTCDIKDVKVVILGQDPYHGPNQAHGLCFSVQRPVPPPPSLVNIFKELASDIEGFVQPDHGDLTGWANQGVLLLNAVLTVRAHQANSHKDKGWETFTDAVVHWLSSNMQGLVFILWGSYAQKKGAAINKKQHHVLQAVHPSPLSAHRGFFGCKHFSKANELLKKSGKKPIDWKAL from the exons ATGATCGGACAGAAAAGCATCAAGTCATTTTTTTCGCCAGCGTCTAAGAAAAGGAATATTGACGAGATAAATACAGGGGAAACAAGAGATGAT GTGAAGAAACAGAAGTTGGAAAGCGGAAATGAGGCACCCCTGAGTCCTGAGCAGTTGGAGCGCATCGCCAAAAACAAGAAGGCGGCTCTGGAGCGGCTTCAGAGTGCAGCTCCTGACGGGATTGGAGAGAGCTGGAGGAAAGCCCTCAGTGCTGAATTCGGGAAGAGCTACTTTAAATCA TTGATGTCATTTGTTGGCGAAGAAAGGAAAAAGCACACAATCTATCCACCTCCACATGCAGTTTTCACCTGGACACAAACCTGTGACATTAAAGAT GTCAAGGTTGTGATTCTCGGCCAGGATCCTTATCATGGACCTAACCAGGCTCATGGGCTTTGTTTCAGTGTTCAGAGACCTGTGCCCCCTCCACCAAG TTTGGTGAACATATTCAAAGAACTGGCTTCAGACATCGAAGGCTTTGTGCAGCCGGATCACGGAGATCTCACAGGATGGGCAAATCAAG GTGTCCTGCTGCTGAATGCTGTGCTGACGGTTCGAGCACACCAGGCCAACTCTCATAAAGACAAGGGCTGGGAGACTTTCACAGATGCTGTGGTGCACTGGCTCAGCTCTAACATGCAGGGTCTTGTTTTCATTCTCTGGGGCTCTTACGCTCAGAAGAAGGGAGCTGCCATCAATAAG AAGCAGCACCATGTTCTGCAAGCAGTGCATCCGTCACCACTGTCTGCTCACCGTGGATTCTTCGGTTGTAAACATTTCTCAAAGGCCAATGAACTGCTCAAGAAGTCAGGGAAGAAGCCCATTGACTGGAAAGCTCTGTGA